A single window of Pectobacterium parmentieri DNA harbors:
- a CDS encoding H-NS family nucleoid-associated regulatory protein, producing MSEALKVLNNIRTLRAQAREIDLATLEEMLEKLTVIVQDRREEEASTQQQNAERQAKIDALRAQLLEDGIDPSELLGTPSANKSTKAKREPRPAKYKYVDENGNEKLWTGQGRTPKAIAAALENGKKLEDFEI from the coding sequence ATGAGTGAAGCTTTAAAAGTATTAAACAATATTCGTACTCTACGTGCCCAAGCGCGTGAAATCGATCTGGCAACATTGGAAGAAATGCTAGAAAAGCTTACGGTCATCGTTCAAGATCGCCGTGAAGAAGAAGCCAGCACACAGCAACAGAATGCTGAACGTCAGGCCAAAATTGATGCGCTTCGTGCTCAACTTCTTGAGGATGGTATAGATCCGTCTGAACTTCTCGGCACCCCTTCGGCTAACAAATCAACAAAAGCCAAACGTGAACCTCGTCCTGCCAAATACAAATATGTTGATGAAAATGGCAATGAAAAGTTATGGACTGGTCAGGGCCGTACTCCTAAAGCGATTGCTGCGGCGCTTGAGAACGGTAAAAAGCTGGAAGATTTTGAGATCTGA
- the pgl gene encoding 6-phosphogluconolactonase, whose product MQQVVYVASPESQQIHVWQLGVQGNLTLLQTVEVPGQVQPMVIAPNKRHLYVGVRPDFRVLSYRIDAQGKLTQAGVASLPGSPTHLSTDNDGRFLFSASYSGACVSVSPIDANGIVGEPIQQLDGLEGCHSTNIDPTNTVVWAPCLKEDRIRLYDLAVAGELSVHRQAEMTTVTGAGPRHMAFHPNQRFAYCVNELDSSVDVYQLDAASGDLQKVQTLDAMPAGFSDTRWAADIHITPNGRFLYISDRTASLLSVFQVSKDGSTLTLTGHQPTETQPRGFNIDHTGEFLISAGQKSQHIEVYHIDQHTGNLQPLARYAVGQGPMWVSVLALD is encoded by the coding sequence ATGCAGCAAGTTGTTTATGTCGCTAGCCCGGAAAGCCAGCAAATCCATGTTTGGCAGCTCGGTGTCCAAGGAAATCTGACATTATTGCAAACCGTTGAAGTGCCGGGACAGGTTCAGCCGATGGTGATTGCGCCGAATAAGCGCCATCTGTATGTCGGGGTTCGTCCTGATTTCAGGGTTCTGAGCTATCGTATTGATGCACAGGGTAAATTGACGCAAGCGGGCGTCGCTTCTTTACCGGGTAGCCCGACGCACCTGTCTACCGATAACGACGGACGTTTCCTGTTCAGCGCATCTTACAGCGGTGCCTGCGTTAGCGTGAGCCCGATTGATGCTAACGGCATTGTCGGCGAGCCGATTCAGCAATTGGATGGATTGGAAGGGTGTCACTCTACCAATATCGATCCAACCAATACCGTGGTGTGGGCTCCGTGTTTGAAAGAAGACCGTATTCGTTTGTACGATCTGGCAGTAGCAGGTGAATTGAGCGTACATCGCCAGGCAGAAATGACAACGGTAACAGGTGCGGGTCCGCGCCATATGGCTTTCCACCCGAATCAGCGTTTTGCTTATTGTGTGAATGAACTGGACAGCTCAGTCGATGTGTATCAGTTGGATGCAGCCAGCGGCGATTTACAGAAAGTGCAAACGCTGGATGCGATGCCTGCTGGTTTCAGCGATACGCGCTGGGCAGCGGATATTCACATCACGCCGAATGGACGCTTCCTGTACATCAGCGATCGCACTGCCAGCCTGCTGAGTGTTTTCCAGGTGTCTAAAGATGGCAGCACGTTAACGTTGACCGGCCATCAGCCGACCGAAACGCAACCACGTGGTTTCAATATCGATCATACCGGTGAGTTTCTGATTTCAGCAGGGCAGAAATCTCAGCACATCGAGGTCTATCACATCGATCAGCACACGGGCAATCTGCAACCGCTGGCGCGTTACGCCGTCGGCCAAGGGCCAATGTGGGTGTCGGTGCTGGCGTTGGATTAA
- a CDS encoding esterase-like activity of phytase family protein has translation MGLNHSFATQTSATTASTAELAGHVVIPAKSFIPAPNDAPADMKISGKYTTGSRVTTLNSVPAKSADRLTGLSLPVEGQPLQGHSGIKHMPDGTYWVLTDNGYGTKANSPDSLLYLNHYQMDFKNNTANRLETVFLHDPDKRVPFHIVNESTDKRYLTGADFDPESFQFADGSLWIGEEFGPYLIKTDLTGKVQAVFDTYVDGKMVKSPDNATQPSPGTPDGKPSFQVSRSKGFEGMAVSKDGSKLYPLLEGALWDSARQEYENIAGKRYLRVLEFDVKKQIWTGRSWQYVLEDNQNAIGDFNMIDDRQGLIIERDSNEGTMDKACQAGTTTTDCFSAPARFKRIYKVGFSDDNVGKPVDKSAYLDLMNIQDPNHLARKPLMQGVFTFPFMTIENVDVVDDRHIIVGNDNNFPFSSSRQPNAADDNEFILLDVKDFLSQ, from the coding sequence ATGGGATTGAATCATTCATTTGCCACGCAGACATCGGCAACTACCGCCTCTACGGCTGAATTAGCGGGCCACGTGGTTATACCCGCAAAATCTTTTATCCCCGCGCCCAATGATGCCCCAGCGGATATGAAAATCAGCGGTAAATACACGACGGGTTCACGCGTCACGACGCTAAACAGCGTGCCGGCAAAATCTGCGGATCGGTTAACGGGGCTTTCGCTTCCCGTTGAAGGGCAACCGCTGCAAGGCCATTCTGGTATCAAACATATGCCTGATGGCACCTATTGGGTGCTGACAGACAATGGCTATGGCACCAAAGCGAATTCTCCCGACTCGCTTTTGTACCTGAATCACTACCAAATGGATTTTAAGAACAATACCGCGAATCGCTTGGAAACGGTGTTCCTGCACGATCCCGATAAACGAGTGCCGTTCCATATCGTCAACGAAAGCACAGATAAGCGCTATCTTACCGGTGCCGACTTCGACCCGGAAAGTTTTCAATTTGCAGATGGCAGCTTATGGATTGGTGAGGAATTCGGCCCTTATCTCATCAAAACGGATCTGACAGGAAAAGTACAAGCGGTATTCGATACCTATGTTGATGGCAAAATGGTGAAATCGCCAGACAATGCAACACAGCCTTCCCCCGGCACGCCAGACGGCAAACCGAGCTTTCAGGTGTCTCGCTCTAAAGGCTTTGAAGGCATGGCGGTATCAAAAGATGGTTCAAAACTGTACCCACTGCTAGAAGGCGCATTATGGGACAGCGCACGCCAGGAGTATGAGAATATCGCGGGTAAACGTTATCTGCGCGTTCTGGAGTTTGATGTTAAAAAACAAATCTGGACAGGTCGTAGCTGGCAATACGTGCTGGAAGATAACCAGAACGCGATCGGCGATTTCAACATGATTGACGATCGGCAGGGGTTAATCATCGAACGTGACAGCAACGAAGGCACAATGGACAAAGCCTGTCAGGCAGGTACCACAACCACGGACTGTTTCAGTGCGCCAGCCCGCTTTAAGCGAATCTACAAAGTGGGGTTCTCAGATGACAATGTGGGTAAACCTGTCGATAAATCAGCTTACCTCGACCTCATGAACATTCAAGATCCCAACCATCTGGCACGCAAACCGCTAATGCAGGGTGTATTCACCTTCCCGTTTATGACGATCGAAAACGTCGATGTTGTTGATGACCGCCATATCATCGTCGGCAATGACAATAACTTCCCATTCTCATCCAGTCGTCAGCCCAATGCGGCGGATGATAATGAGTTTATCCTGCTAGACGTAAAGGATTTTCTCTCCCAATAA
- a CDS encoding LVIVD repeat-containing protein — protein sequence MASTPLPTPDYSRNMRLIGHSDQGGRPDGVQVMVHRGYAYIGHMVSQGVSIVDVRDAKNPKPAGFITAPPGTWNIHLQTHDDLLLVVNARDLFADASFAEEKVYYTRSVAETVSTKQQGKSWSAGLRIFDISMPDKPREISFLPLDGIGIHRIWYVGGRWAYVSALLDGYSDYIFLTIDLADPQRPEVAGRYWLPGMHTAGGETASWPEGKRYALHHAIISGDTAYGSWRDGGLTLLDVSDRTNPQLISHRNWSPPFGGGTHTALPLPDRDLLVVLDEAVLDNQEDGEKLIWVFDIRDPSNPVSISTFPQPKEADYVKKGAHFGPHNLHENRPGSFISSSLIFATYQNAGVRAYDISNPYQPKETGALVPAAPTRMVDKRPGRPQIIQSCDVFVDADGIIYSTDYNAGLSIIEYRG from the coding sequence ATGGCATCGACACCTCTGCCCACACCCGATTACAGCCGCAATATGCGGCTGATTGGACACAGCGATCAGGGTGGCAGACCCGATGGTGTGCAGGTAATGGTCCATCGCGGCTATGCTTACATCGGGCATATGGTTTCACAAGGTGTGTCGATTGTGGATGTGCGCGATGCCAAGAATCCCAAGCCAGCGGGGTTTATTACTGCCCCGCCCGGCACCTGGAATATCCATCTGCAAACTCACGATGACCTGTTACTCGTCGTCAACGCGCGCGACTTATTTGCCGACGCCAGCTTCGCCGAGGAAAAGGTCTACTACACCCGCTCCGTCGCTGAGACGGTCAGTACTAAACAGCAAGGCAAAAGCTGGAGTGCCGGATTACGGATTTTCGATATCTCTATGCCGGATAAACCACGTGAAATCAGCTTTCTGCCGCTAGACGGCATCGGCATTCACCGCATCTGGTACGTGGGTGGGCGTTGGGCCTATGTCTCCGCTCTGCTCGATGGCTACAGTGACTACATCTTTCTGACTATCGATCTGGCCGATCCGCAGCGCCCGGAAGTAGCCGGGCGTTACTGGTTACCCGGCATGCATACCGCAGGCGGAGAGACCGCAAGCTGGCCGGAAGGTAAACGTTATGCACTTCACCATGCCATCATTAGCGGCGACACCGCCTACGGAAGCTGGCGCGATGGTGGCTTGACGCTGTTGGACGTCAGCGATCGCACCAACCCGCAGCTCATCAGCCACCGTAACTGGAGCCCACCGTTTGGCGGTGGTACACACACTGCGCTACCGCTGCCGGACCGCGATCTGTTGGTCGTATTGGATGAAGCCGTGTTGGATAATCAGGAAGATGGCGAAAAATTGATTTGGGTGTTCGATATTCGTGATCCGAGCAATCCGGTGAGCATCTCCACCTTTCCACAGCCGAAAGAGGCAGATTATGTGAAAAAAGGCGCACACTTTGGCCCACATAACCTGCATGAAAATCGGCCTGGCAGCTTCATTAGTTCGTCACTGATTTTCGCCACTTATCAAAATGCAGGAGTGCGCGCTTACGACATCAGTAATCCATATCAGCCAAAAGAAACAGGCGCACTCGTGCCTGCTGCGCCAACCAGAATGGTCGATAAACGCCCCGGCAGACCGCAGATTATTCAGTCTTGCGATGTGTTTGTGGATGCCGATGGCATCATCTATAGCACGGACTACAACGCAGGTTTGTCGATTATCGAATACCGGGGCTAA
- a CDS encoding sugar ABC transporter substrate-binding protein, whose protein sequence is MKKFTPALLALSLLTALPALANQSATIAPVPAAIANHSGPVRIAVIRNLGSDDNTTQFVSGVLEEGKKLGFKVSTFLSNGDDARFQDFVNQAISQKYDGIILSQGRDPYSSDLIKRIVDSGIAVSVFDTAVNGEIPGVTVTQQDDASLTNESLGQLVKDFNGNANIIKLWVAGFPPMERRQLAYQQILKANPGIKELESIGAVSSDVQGDTANKVGAVLAKYPKGKIDAIWGSWDAFSQGAYKALKENGRTEIKLYSIDISNQDLQLMREASSPWKVSVAVDPKLIGKVNLRLVANKIAGEPTPATYEFRAAAIPQALLASQPGAVNVAGLAKIIPGWGHTDDFIAPWFATLEAKQAK, encoded by the coding sequence ATGAAGAAATTTACGCCCGCCCTGCTTGCATTGAGCTTACTGACCGCATTACCGGCACTGGCTAATCAGAGCGCCACCATTGCTCCCGTTCCGGCAGCGATCGCCAATCATAGTGGCCCGGTTCGTATCGCTGTTATCCGCAATCTGGGATCGGATGACAACACGACCCAGTTCGTTTCCGGCGTGCTCGAAGAAGGTAAAAAGTTGGGCTTCAAGGTCAGCACGTTCCTAAGCAACGGCGATGATGCTCGTTTTCAGGATTTCGTAAATCAGGCGATTAGCCAGAAATATGATGGCATCATCCTGTCGCAGGGCCGCGATCCCTACTCTAGCGATTTGATTAAGCGCATCGTCGACAGCGGCATTGCCGTTTCCGTGTTTGATACCGCCGTGAACGGCGAAATTCCAGGCGTAACCGTCACACAGCAGGATGACGCCTCGCTCACTAACGAATCACTCGGCCAACTGGTGAAGGATTTCAACGGTAACGCCAACATCATCAAACTGTGGGTCGCTGGCTTCCCGCCGATGGAACGCCGCCAACTCGCTTATCAACAGATCCTGAAAGCCAACCCCGGCATCAAGGAACTGGAATCAATTGGTGCTGTCTCCTCTGACGTACAGGGTGATACCGCCAACAAAGTCGGTGCAGTACTGGCGAAATACCCTAAAGGCAAGATTGATGCGATCTGGGGCTCGTGGGATGCCTTCAGCCAAGGTGCTTATAAAGCCCTGAAAGAAAATGGTCGGACTGAAATCAAACTGTACAGCATCGATATCTCCAATCAGGACTTACAACTGATGCGCGAAGCGAGCAGCCCGTGGAAAGTCAGCGTGGCTGTCGATCCTAAGCTGATTGGTAAAGTGAACCTGCGTCTGGTTGCCAACAAAATTGCTGGTGAACCGACGCCAGCCACCTACGAGTTCCGTGCCGCTGCAATTCCACAGGCGCTGTTAGCCAGCCAGCCGGGTGCGGTCAACGTCGCCGGACTGGCAAAAATCATCCCAGGCTGGGGCCATACGGATGATTTTATCGCACCGTGGTTTGCTACACTGGAAGCCAAACAGGCGAAATAA
- the fdnI gene encoding formate dehydrogenase-N subunit gamma: MSKPKMILRTKFIDRICHWIVVISFFLVALSGIALFFPTLQWLTQTFGTPQMGRILHPFFGVLIVICLIPMFFRFVSHNIPKKRDLPWFLNIIEVLKGNEHEVAQVGKYNPGQKMMFWSIMGLTLVLLITGVIMWRPYFAHLFPIDVVRYAILIHAAAAIVLIHAILIHMYMAFWVKGSIKGMIEGKVSKRWASKHHPRWAREMEEKETKK, from the coding sequence ATGAGTAAACCAAAAATGATTTTGCGTACCAAGTTTATCGATCGCATCTGTCACTGGATTGTGGTGATTAGCTTTTTCCTGGTCGCACTCTCAGGGATTGCTTTGTTCTTCCCGACCCTGCAATGGCTGACGCAGACGTTTGGTACGCCGCAAATGGGACGTATTTTGCATCCGTTTTTTGGCGTATTGATCGTCATCTGCCTGATTCCGATGTTCTTCCGCTTTGTTAGTCATAACATTCCGAAGAAGCGCGATCTGCCGTGGTTTCTCAACATTATTGAAGTGTTGAAAGGCAATGAACACGAAGTGGCTCAGGTGGGTAAATACAACCCTGGCCAGAAAATGATGTTCTGGAGCATCATGGGGCTGACGCTGGTTCTGCTGATCACTGGGGTTATCATGTGGCGTCCTTACTTTGCTCACCTGTTCCCAATTGATGTCGTGCGCTATGCCATTCTGATTCACGCGGCTGCGGCTATCGTGCTGATCCATGCCATCCTGATCCACATGTACATGGCATTCTGGGTTAAAGGCTCGATTAAAGGCATGATTGAAGGCAAAGTCTCCAAACGCTGGGCGAGTAAACACCACCCACGCTGGGCGCGTGAAATGGAAGAGAAAGAAACAAAGAAATAA
- the fdxH gene encoding formate dehydrogenase subunit beta, whose product MSMQSQDIIKRSATNGFTPPPHVRNDKSEVAKLIDVTTCIGCKGCQVACSEWNDIRDEVGHNLGVYDNPADLSAKSWTLMRFSEVEENDRLEWLIRKDGCMHCSDPGCLKACPSAGAVIQYANGIVDFQSENCIGCGYCIAGCPFNIPRLNKEDNRVYKCTLCVDRVSVGQEPACVKTCPTGAIRFGTKEEMKHLAEERIADLKSRGYEHAGLYDPQGVGGTHVMYVLHHADRPSLYHNLPDDPQISTPVNLWKGILKPLSALGFVATFAGLMFHYIGVGPNTEEMEHEHEGEDKEGGDKHE is encoded by the coding sequence ATGTCAATGCAATCACAAGATATTATCAAACGTTCGGCCACCAACGGCTTTACACCGCCTCCGCATGTACGTAATGACAAAAGCGAAGTGGCAAAACTGATCGATGTCACCACCTGTATCGGCTGTAAAGGCTGTCAGGTGGCCTGTTCAGAGTGGAATGACATTCGTGATGAAGTCGGTCATAACCTCGGGGTTTATGATAACCCCGCGGATCTGAGCGCCAAATCCTGGACGCTGATGCGCTTTTCCGAAGTGGAAGAGAACGATCGTCTGGAATGGCTGATCCGTAAAGATGGCTGTATGCACTGTAGCGATCCTGGCTGTTTGAAAGCTTGTCCTTCCGCCGGTGCCGTGATCCAGTACGCCAATGGTATCGTCGATTTTCAGTCTGAAAATTGTATCGGCTGCGGCTATTGCATCGCCGGTTGCCCGTTCAATATTCCTCGTCTGAATAAAGAAGATAACCGCGTCTATAAATGTACACTGTGCGTCGACAGAGTCAGCGTTGGGCAAGAACCAGCCTGTGTGAAAACCTGTCCAACCGGTGCTATTCGTTTCGGTACGAAAGAAGAAATGAAGCATCTGGCGGAAGAACGCATTGCCGACCTGAAAAGCCGTGGTTACGAGCACGCAGGTCTCTACGACCCGCAGGGCGTCGGCGGTACGCACGTGATGTATGTTCTGCACCACGCAGACAGACCATCGCTCTACCACAACCTGCCGGATGACCCGCAGATTTCTACGCCGGTCAATCTGTGGAAAGGCATTCTGAAGCCGCTCTCTGCATTAGGGTTTGTCGCTACGTTCGCCGGGTTAATGTTCCACTACATCGGTGTGGGTCCAAACACCGAGGAAATGGAGCATGAACATGAGGGAGAAGACAAAGAAGGGGGAGACAAACATGAGTAA
- the fdnG gene encoding formate dehydrogenase-N subunit alpha, with amino-acid sequence MQLNRRGFFKVCAGGMAGTTLAVLGFTPTEAMASVRQYKLLRAKETRNNCTYCSVGCGVLMYSLGDGAKNVKPSVFHIEGDADHPVSRGSLCPKGAGLVDYIHSENRLLYPEYRAPGSDKWQRISWDDAIERIARLMKADRDANFQRTNAKGEIVNRWLTTGMLCSSAASNETGILDQKFARALGMVAIDCQARLCHGPTVAALAPTFGRGAMTNNWVDIKNANVIIVMGGNPAEAHPVGFKWAVEAKTHNNAKLIVVDPRFNRSAAVADLYAPLRAGSDAAFLLGIVNYLITNNKIHREYVVSYTNASLIVRDDFSFDEGLFSGYDEQKRQYDKSSWQYELDESGFAKRDNSLSHPRCVWNLLKKHVSRYTLEMVTSLCGTSAKDYEEICRTLAETCVPDKTATFMYALGWTHHTNGAQIIRTAGMIQLLLGNIGMAGGGINALRGHSNIQGYTDLGLLTTNLPGYMPLPSEKQPDLKTYLGQITPTAVLPDQVNYWKNTPKFFISMMKSFYGDNAQASNNWGYDWLPKWDRSYDVMVQTELMVEGKMNGYIVQGFNPVAAFSNKNKATEALSKLKYMVVIDPLVTETSTFWQNYGEFNDVDTKSIQTEVFRLPSSCFAEENGSIANSGRWLQWHWAAAEPPGEARHDGKILGKLLMRLRELYNEEGGAYSDPLMNINWNYKDPEDPSPEEIAREANGMALADIYDDSGKLILKKGQQLADFSQLRDDGTTSSFCWIYAGSWTEAGNQMDKRDNADAGLGCTPNWSWSWPQNRRILYNRASADLQGKPWDSKRKLLEWNGKKWQGIDVPDFAATVPPGADTGPFIMLPEGLARLFSTDKLVDGPFPEHYEPVESPIGTNPLHPSVISSPVTRLFARDAKTMGTAKDFPYVATTYAITELFRHWTKHARLNAIVQPEQFVEIGENLAKIKGIKAGDEVKVSCQRGYIKAKAVVTKRIKTLEIAGRSVETVGIPCHWGYEGTTRKGFLANTLTPSVGDANSQTPEYKAFLVNVEKV; translated from the coding sequence ATGCAACTCAATAGAAGAGGTTTCTTTAAAGTTTGCGCGGGAGGGATGGCTGGAACCACTCTCGCGGTATTGGGCTTTACACCCACAGAAGCAATGGCATCAGTCCGTCAATACAAATTGTTGCGGGCGAAAGAGACACGTAACAACTGTACATACTGCTCGGTCGGTTGTGGTGTGCTCATGTATAGCCTGGGCGATGGTGCAAAGAATGTAAAACCCTCCGTTTTTCACATTGAAGGCGATGCAGACCATCCGGTCAGCCGCGGCTCCCTTTGCCCGAAAGGTGCGGGCCTGGTCGACTACATCCACAGCGAAAACCGCCTGCTCTACCCTGAATACCGCGCGCCAGGTTCAGACAAGTGGCAACGAATCAGTTGGGACGACGCGATTGAACGTATCGCACGTCTGATGAAAGCGGACCGAGACGCTAACTTCCAACGCACCAACGCGAAAGGCGAAATCGTCAACCGCTGGCTGACTACCGGTATGCTGTGCTCTTCTGCCGCCAGCAACGAAACCGGTATTCTCGACCAAAAATTTGCCCGCGCACTCGGCATGGTGGCTATCGACTGTCAGGCCCGTTTGTGTCACGGGCCAACCGTTGCCGCACTGGCACCAACATTTGGCCGCGGTGCGATGACCAACAACTGGGTGGATATCAAAAACGCCAACGTCATTATCGTGATGGGCGGCAACCCGGCAGAAGCACACCCGGTAGGTTTCAAATGGGCCGTTGAAGCGAAAACACACAACAATGCGAAACTGATTGTTGTTGATCCGCGCTTTAACCGCTCCGCTGCCGTTGCCGATCTTTATGCCCCGCTTCGCGCAGGTTCAGACGCTGCTTTCCTACTCGGCATCGTTAACTACCTTATTACGAACAATAAAATTCACCGCGAATACGTGGTGTCTTACACCAACGCCAGCTTGATCGTGCGCGATGATTTCAGCTTCGATGAAGGGTTGTTCAGCGGTTACGACGAACAAAAACGCCAGTACGACAAGTCCAGTTGGCAGTATGAGCTTGATGAATCTGGTTTCGCCAAACGCGATAACTCGTTGTCCCACCCGCGCTGCGTCTGGAATCTACTGAAAAAACACGTCTCCCGCTATACGCTGGAAATGGTGACGTCCCTGTGCGGAACATCAGCCAAAGACTATGAAGAAATTTGCCGCACGCTGGCTGAAACTTGTGTGCCAGATAAAACGGCAACCTTCATGTACGCGCTGGGCTGGACGCACCACACCAACGGTGCGCAAATCATCCGCACAGCAGGCATGATCCAGCTTCTGCTGGGCAATATTGGTATGGCGGGTGGCGGTATCAACGCCCTGCGCGGTCACTCCAATATTCAGGGCTATACCGACCTCGGGCTACTGACGACAAACCTGCCGGGCTATATGCCACTGCCGTCAGAAAAGCAGCCGGATCTGAAAACCTATCTGGGACAAATCACGCCAACCGCCGTACTACCCGATCAGGTTAACTACTGGAAAAACACGCCAAAATTCTTTATCAGTATGATGAAGAGCTTCTATGGTGATAACGCACAGGCTTCGAATAACTGGGGTTATGACTGGTTGCCGAAGTGGGATCGTAGCTACGACGTTATGGTGCAAACCGAACTGATGGTTGAAGGCAAAATGAACGGTTACATCGTTCAAGGCTTTAACCCTGTTGCCGCGTTCTCCAACAAGAACAAAGCGACCGAAGCGCTCTCCAAACTCAAGTATATGGTTGTCATCGATCCGCTGGTCACAGAAACGTCCACGTTCTGGCAAAACTACGGCGAATTCAATGATGTGGATACGAAGTCCATTCAGACTGAGGTCTTCCGTCTACCTTCTTCCTGCTTTGCCGAAGAAAATGGTTCTATCGCCAACTCAGGCCGCTGGTTGCAATGGCACTGGGCGGCGGCTGAGCCACCAGGAGAAGCCCGCCACGACGGGAAAATCCTCGGCAAGCTGCTGATGCGCCTGCGTGAGTTGTATAACGAAGAAGGCGGTGCTTATTCCGATCCGTTGATGAACATCAACTGGAACTATAAAGACCCAGAAGATCCGTCGCCGGAAGAAATTGCCCGCGAAGCCAACGGTATGGCGCTGGCGGACATTTACGACGACAGCGGTAAACTGATCCTGAAAAAGGGCCAGCAGCTTGCTGATTTCTCACAACTGCGTGATGACGGCACAACGTCAAGTTTCTGCTGGATCTACGCCGGTAGCTGGACGGAAGCCGGTAACCAGATGGATAAACGCGATAATGCTGATGCCGGTCTGGGCTGTACACCAAACTGGTCATGGTCCTGGCCACAAAATCGCCGCATTCTCTACAACCGCGCCTCCGCCGACCTGCAAGGCAAGCCATGGGACAGCAAACGCAAACTGTTGGAATGGAATGGCAAGAAATGGCAAGGCATTGATGTGCCTGATTTCGCCGCCACCGTACCGCCGGGCGCAGACACTGGGCCGTTCATTATGCTACCGGAAGGTCTGGCGCGTCTGTTCTCCACCGACAAACTGGTAGATGGGCCATTCCCTGAGCATTACGAGCCGGTCGAGTCACCTATCGGTACTAACCCGCTACACCCTTCAGTGATTTCCAGCCCGGTGACACGCCTGTTCGCACGCGATGCGAAAACCATGGGCACCGCAAAGGATTTCCCTTACGTGGCAACGACATATGCCATTACCGAACTGTTCCGCCATTGGACGAAACACGCACGTCTGAACGCGATTGTGCAGCCCGAACAGTTTGTGGAAATTGGCGAAAATCTGGCGAAGATCAAAGGCATTAAAGCAGGCGATGAAGTCAAAGTCTCCTGTCAGCGTGGCTACATCAAAGCCAAAGCAGTGGTGACCAAGCGTATCAAAACGCTGGAAATTGCCGGGCGCAGCGTGGAAACCGTTGGTATTCCCTGCCACTGGGGCTATGAGGGAACCACGCGTAAAGGGTTCCTGGCTAATACACTCACCCCGAGCGTCGGCGACGCTAATTCACAAACGCCTGAATATAAAGCGTTTTTGGTTAATGTAGAGAAGGTGTAA